Proteins encoded within one genomic window of Amorphoplanes friuliensis DSM 7358:
- a CDS encoding DUF4177 domain-containing protein, which produces MQKWEYVTVPLLVHATKQILDNWGEDGWELVQVVPGPNTDQLVAYMKRAKA; this is translated from the coding sequence ATGCAGAAGTGGGAGTACGTGACCGTGCCGCTGCTGGTCCACGCGACCAAGCAGATCCTCGACAACTGGGGCGAGGACGGGTGGGAACTGGTGCAGGTCGTGCCCGGCCCCAACACCGACCAGCTGGTGGCGTACATGAAGCGGGCCAAGGCGTGA
- a CDS encoding serine/threonine-protein kinase gives MTDTPPGRLPVPYVPGMSGLSVMARGGYATVYRATQDSVGRDVAIKVENRTLDNARDQARFLREAKAAGRMSSHPHVVDLFDVGVTVDQHPYLIMELCDGSYLDRMRISPLSAAEARDLGVKIADALVHSHAAGVLHRDVKPANILYSHFNPAVLADFGLAVLGEMRDSSVTLEVLTPAYAPPEMFSHAEPSGAVDVYALSATLYAVMRGRPPRWESDRSPSLITLMDLFNHPIPELPGVPRALIEILRYGMANDPRARPTAEQLREMLAGLHLGPGGQQPPPTVYRSSTFQPPEPRPMPPDPRPRPPVSPTREVHPDETPTVHTEGRKRNKRKWLFGGFGVFLLLAASVGGAMLASSQGPKVRSLANRFVAPATSTVPVALSRLPGCTSGKAYCPDQLECYTRRADSGHLARKVSCARPHSWEVFAVGELPSGVEPHDRDAVTTDPIVRAVCSTKTFRRTTTRTDSREWALSVLPPTTADRVFRCLAGQGVNQLRGPVLARG, from the coding sequence GTGACCGACACCCCGCCTGGCCGTCTGCCCGTGCCCTACGTGCCTGGCATGTCCGGCTTGTCGGTCATGGCCAGGGGTGGGTATGCCACCGTCTACCGCGCCACCCAGGATTCCGTCGGCCGTGACGTCGCCATCAAGGTCGAGAACAGGACCCTGGACAACGCCCGTGACCAGGCGCGATTCCTGCGGGAGGCCAAGGCCGCGGGCCGCATGTCGTCGCACCCGCACGTTGTCGACCTCTTCGACGTCGGTGTGACCGTCGACCAGCACCCGTACCTGATCATGGAGTTGTGTGACGGGTCCTACCTCGACCGGATGCGGATCTCGCCGCTCTCCGCCGCCGAGGCCCGCGATCTCGGCGTCAAGATCGCCGACGCGCTCGTGCACTCGCACGCCGCCGGAGTGCTGCATCGCGACGTCAAGCCCGCGAACATCCTGTATTCGCACTTCAACCCGGCCGTGCTCGCCGACTTCGGGCTGGCCGTGCTGGGCGAGATGCGTGATTCCTCGGTGACGCTCGAGGTGCTGACCCCCGCGTACGCGCCGCCGGAGATGTTCTCGCACGCCGAGCCGTCCGGTGCGGTCGACGTCTACGCCCTCAGTGCGACTCTCTACGCCGTCATGCGCGGGCGGCCGCCGCGCTGGGAGTCCGACCGCAGTCCCAGCCTGATCACCCTGATGGACCTCTTCAACCACCCGATCCCGGAGCTGCCCGGCGTCCCGCGCGCGCTCATCGAGATCCTCCGGTACGGCATGGCGAACGACCCCCGCGCCCGGCCGACGGCTGAGCAGCTGCGCGAGATGCTCGCCGGACTGCACCTCGGCCCGGGCGGCCAGCAGCCCCCGCCGACCGTCTACCGCTCGTCGACGTTCCAGCCGCCGGAACCCCGCCCGATGCCGCCGGACCCGCGGCCGCGCCCGCCGGTCTCGCCGACGCGTGAGGTGCACCCCGACGAGACGCCGACCGTCCACACGGAAGGCCGCAAGCGCAACAAGCGGAAGTGGCTCTTCGGCGGCTTCGGCGTGTTCCTGCTGCTGGCGGCCTCGGTCGGCGGAGCGATGCTCGCGTCGTCGCAGGGCCCGAAGGTGCGCTCGCTGGCCAACCGGTTCGTCGCGCCCGCCACCTCGACCGTGCCGGTGGCCCTCTCACGGCTGCCCGGCTGCACGTCCGGCAAGGCGTACTGCCCCGACCAGCTCGAGTGCTACACGCGGCGTGCGGACAGCGGTCACCTGGCGCGCAAGGTCTCGTGCGCGCGGCCGCACAGCTGGGAGGTGTTCGCGGTCGGCGAGCTGCCGTCCGGTGTGGAGCCGCACGACCGGGACGCCGTCACCACCGACCCGATCGTGCGCGCGGTGTGCAGCACCAAGACTTTCCGCCGGACGACCACCCGCACCGACAGCCGCGAATGGGCGCTGTCGGTGCTGCCGCCGACCACCGCGGACCGGGTGTTCCGGTGCCTGGCGGGTCAGGGTGTCAACCAGCTCCGCGGGCCGGTGCTGGCCCGCGGCTGA
- a CDS encoding ArsA-related P-loop ATPase, whose translation MASNEWPARLHVVTGKGGTGKTTVAAALALGLAAGGHRTLLVEVEGRQGIAQLFGIDPLPYAEKRIATPARGDGEVRALAVDPEEALLEYLDMFYKLGAAGRALRKIGAIDFATTIAPGLRDVLLTGKVKEATTRSSDGKRAYDAVVLDAPPTGRIGRFLNVTAETARLAKMGPIKTQSDGVASLLRSPMTSVHVVTLLEEMPVQESLDAIAELTALNIPVGRIIVNAARPALLASGKVTKVELKRGLAAAGLPTDAATVNGLHAEAKAHLTRRELEESLRSELVELGRPMIELPLLAGGVDRDGLHELAGLLMSV comes from the coding sequence GTGGCTAGCAACGAGTGGCCGGCACGCCTGCACGTCGTGACCGGCAAGGGCGGGACAGGCAAGACCACGGTGGCCGCGGCGCTGGCGCTCGGCCTGGCCGCGGGCGGGCACCGCACGCTGCTCGTCGAGGTCGAGGGCCGTCAGGGCATCGCCCAGCTCTTCGGCATCGACCCCCTCCCGTACGCCGAGAAGCGCATCGCGACGCCGGCCCGGGGTGACGGTGAGGTCCGCGCGCTGGCCGTGGATCCCGAGGAAGCCCTGCTCGAATATCTCGACATGTTCTACAAGCTCGGCGCGGCCGGGCGGGCCCTGCGCAAGATCGGTGCGATCGACTTCGCCACCACGATCGCCCCCGGCCTGCGCGACGTCCTGCTCACGGGCAAGGTGAAGGAGGCCACCACCCGGTCGTCCGACGGCAAGCGCGCCTACGACGCCGTGGTGCTGGACGCGCCGCCGACCGGCCGCATCGGGCGCTTCCTCAACGTCACCGCCGAGACCGCGCGCCTGGCGAAGATGGGCCCGATCAAGACGCAGAGCGACGGGGTCGCCTCCCTGCTGCGCTCACCCATGACCTCGGTGCACGTGGTGACGCTGCTGGAGGAGATGCCGGTCCAGGAGAGCCTGGACGCCATCGCCGAGCTGACCGCGCTGAACATCCCGGTCGGCCGGATCATCGTGAACGCCGCCCGCCCGGCGCTGCTCGCCTCCGGCAAGGTCACGAAGGTCGAGCTCAAGCGGGGTCTGGCCGCCGCCGGGCTGCCCACGGACGCGGCCACGGTCAACGGCCTGCACGCCGAGGCCAAGGCCCACCTCACCCGGCGGGAGCTGGAGGAGTCGCTGCGCAGCGAGCTCGTCGAGCTGGGCCGGCCGATGATCGAGCTGCCGCTGCTCGCCGGTGGTGTCGACCGCGACGGCTTGCACGAGCTGGCCGGTCTCCTCATGAGTGTCTGA
- a CDS encoding RidA family protein has product MTAPTPVSGEGGVDIYARLAELGLTLPSVVPPLASYVPAVQSGNHVYVSGQLPMVDGKLPYVGKVGAEVTPEQGTELARYCALNALAAIDALVGLGRVVKIVKLTGFVASAEGFTGQPAVVNGASNLFGDVLGEQGRHARSAVGVSELPLGAPVEVEVIAEIA; this is encoded by the coding sequence GTGACCGCCCCGACCCCGGTGAGCGGCGAGGGTGGTGTGGACATCTACGCGCGCCTGGCCGAGCTGGGGTTGACGCTGCCGTCGGTCGTGCCGCCGCTGGCGTCCTACGTGCCGGCCGTGCAGTCCGGCAACCATGTCTACGTCTCCGGTCAGCTGCCCATGGTCGACGGCAAGCTGCCGTACGTCGGCAAGGTCGGCGCCGAGGTCACGCCCGAGCAGGGCACCGAGCTGGCCCGGTACTGCGCGCTGAACGCCCTCGCGGCGATCGACGCGCTGGTCGGCCTCGGGCGCGTCGTCAAGATCGTGAAGCTGACCGGCTTCGTCGCCTCGGCGGAGGGCTTCACCGGCCAGCCCGCCGTGGTCAACGGTGCCTCCAACCTCTTCGGCGACGTGCTCGGCGAGCAGGGCCGGCACGCCCGCAGCGCCGTCGGCGTGTCCGAGCTGCCGCTGGGTGCCCCCGTCGAGGTGGAAGTCATCGCGGAGATCGCCTGA
- a CDS encoding biotin carboxylase N-terminal domain-containing protein translates to MIRRLLVANRGEIARRVFATCRLVGIETVAVYSDADSDAPHVTEADYAVHLSGGTAASTYLRGDLIIAAAKRAGVNAIHPGDGLLAEDPDFAAEVADAGMIWVGPPAKTLGLLHSKIETKAVVAEAGVPVLPTMTDPETITDFPVLIKPSGGQGGQGMRVVRDPVTLAEAMASTRQETGDQVFCEPYVENVRHIEVPIIADAHGAVVPFGERECSVQRRYQKIIEETPSPAVDPALREELCRAAIIAVRAIGYVGAGAVEFLLDEQGDFWFLELTPSLQVEHAVTECVSGYDLVRLQLLVSEGGHLPMPGPPPIRGHAIEVRICAEDPAYAWLPASGTLHRFAVPDVAGSFRPLPQPGLRLDAGVVDGSVVGLQGDSMLAKLVAWAPTRQEAARMLASALTRAQLHGVVANRDLLVRVLRHQAFRAGDVDTGFLDRHPEVFAPLLSSVDAVRISCLAAALAGAAARRATAPVLASLPSGWRNVPSGSQTAVYDGPAGPVEVGYRMNRHGELAGWWVRSVDPEELDLAGLGQAPTLDDHPPTVVVHADGGRVDLDVNGIRLSLKVHRVGDISYVDSPEGSVTLRELSRFPLPAPEATEGSLIAPLPGAVRRVLVVPGQRVRAGELLLTLEAMKLEHPVHAPSAGVVASLPVHPGAEVDTGELLAVLDPE, encoded by the coding sequence GTGATCCGACGTCTTCTGGTGGCCAACCGCGGCGAGATCGCCCGCCGGGTGTTCGCCACCTGCCGCCTGGTCGGCATCGAGACGGTCGCCGTCTACTCCGATGCCGATTCCGATGCGCCGCACGTCACGGAGGCGGACTACGCCGTGCACCTCTCCGGGGGCACGGCGGCCTCGACCTATCTGCGCGGTGACCTGATCATCGCCGCGGCCAAGCGGGCCGGTGTGAACGCGATCCATCCCGGTGACGGGCTGCTCGCCGAGGACCCCGATTTTGCCGCCGAGGTCGCGGACGCCGGGATGATCTGGGTCGGCCCGCCGGCGAAGACCCTCGGCCTGCTGCACAGCAAGATCGAGACGAAGGCCGTCGTCGCGGAGGCCGGTGTCCCGGTCCTGCCGACGATGACCGACCCGGAGACCATCACCGACTTCCCGGTGCTGATCAAGCCGTCGGGTGGGCAGGGCGGCCAGGGCATGCGGGTCGTGCGGGATCCCGTCACCCTCGCCGAGGCGATGGCGTCGACGCGGCAGGAGACCGGCGACCAGGTCTTCTGTGAGCCGTACGTGGAGAACGTGCGGCACATCGAGGTGCCGATCATCGCGGACGCGCACGGCGCCGTGGTGCCGTTCGGTGAGCGCGAGTGCTCGGTCCAGCGCCGCTACCAGAAGATCATCGAAGAGACGCCGTCACCGGCCGTCGACCCCGCACTGCGGGAGGAGCTGTGCCGGGCCGCGATCATCGCCGTCCGCGCCATCGGGTACGTCGGTGCCGGCGCCGTCGAGTTCCTTCTCGACGAGCAGGGCGACTTCTGGTTCCTCGAGCTCACCCCGAGTCTGCAGGTCGAGCACGCGGTCACCGAGTGCGTCTCCGGGTACGACCTGGTGCGGCTGCAGCTGCTGGTCTCGGAGGGTGGCCACCTGCCGATGCCGGGGCCGCCGCCGATCCGCGGTCACGCCATCGAGGTGCGGATCTGCGCCGAGGACCCCGCGTACGCGTGGCTGCCCGCGTCCGGCACCCTGCACCGCTTCGCCGTACCGGATGTGGCGGGTTCGTTCCGGCCCCTGCCCCAGCCGGGTCTGCGCCTCGACGCCGGTGTGGTGGACGGCTCGGTCGTGGGTCTGCAGGGCGACTCGATGCTGGCCAAGCTGGTGGCCTGGGCGCCGACCCGGCAGGAGGCGGCCCGGATGCTCGCCTCGGCGCTGACCCGGGCCCAGCTGCACGGTGTGGTGGCCAACCGTGACCTGCTCGTCCGCGTGCTGCGCCACCAGGCGTTCCGGGCGGGCGATGTGGACACCGGCTTCCTGGACCGGCATCCCGAGGTCTTCGCGCCGCTGCTGTCGTCCGTCGACGCGGTCCGCATCTCGTGCCTGGCCGCGGCCCTGGCCGGTGCCGCCGCCCGGCGGGCGACCGCACCCGTGCTCGCGTCGCTGCCCTCGGGCTGGCGCAACGTCCCGTCCGGCTCGCAGACCGCGGTCTACGACGGCCCGGCCGGCCCGGTCGAGGTCGGCTACCGGATGAACCGCCACGGCGAGCTCGCCGGCTGGTGGGTCCGGTCCGTGGATCCCGAGGAGCTGGACCTGGCCGGTCTCGGGCAGGCTCCGACGCTGGACGACCACCCGCCCACGGTGGTCGTGCACGCCGACGGCGGCCGGGTCGACCTGGACGTGAACGGCATCCGGCTCAGCCTCAAGGTGCACCGCGTCGGCGACATCTCCTACGTGGACAGCCCCGAGGGCTCGGTCACTTTGCGTGAGCTGTCCCGCTTCCCGCTGCCGGCGCCGGAGGCCACCGAGGGCTCGCTGATCGCCCCGCTCCCCGGGGCCGTACGCCGGGTGCTGGTGGTGCCGGGTCAGCGGGTACGCGCCGGAGAACTGCTGCTCACACTCGAGGCGATGAAGCTCGAGCACCCCGTCCACGCGCCGTCCGCCGGCGTTGTCGCGTCGCTGCCGGTGCACCCGGGCGCGGAAGTCGACACGGGCGAACTCCTGGCTGTGTTGGACCCGGAGTGA
- a CDS encoding MBL fold metallo-hydrolase: MGAAEVEELPGWVTLLRAPNPGPMTLDGTNTWVLRAPGAEHAVVIDPGPLDEDHLARIAGHGPYLFILVTHGHHDHVEGAARLSEILGGVHVLTADPQHSVGAGVLARDESFGGDGLEIRVLDTPGHTADSVCFLVECGDERVVFTGDTILGRGTTVVAWPDGDLGDYLTSLEALTAYEKVVMLPGHGPALDDCGAVARAYLAHRRDRLAQVRAAVAAGADSPETVVDVVYPDIAPGVRFAAEWSARAQLEYLRRESQRTPEQLDPL; the protein is encoded by the coding sequence ATGGGGGCCGCCGAGGTCGAGGAGTTACCGGGCTGGGTGACGCTGCTGCGCGCCCCGAATCCGGGTCCGATGACGCTCGACGGCACCAACACCTGGGTGCTGCGCGCGCCGGGGGCCGAACACGCGGTGGTCATCGACCCCGGCCCGCTGGACGAGGACCATCTCGCGCGGATCGCCGGCCACGGACCGTACCTCTTCATTCTGGTCACCCACGGTCACCACGATCACGTCGAGGGCGCCGCCCGGCTCTCCGAGATCCTGGGCGGTGTCCACGTGCTCACCGCGGACCCGCAGCACAGTGTCGGTGCCGGGGTGCTGGCCCGCGACGAGTCGTTCGGCGGTGACGGTCTCGAGATCCGTGTGCTGGACACGCCCGGTCACACCGCCGACTCCGTCTGCTTCCTGGTCGAGTGCGGCGACGAGCGTGTCGTGTTCACGGGCGACACCATCCTGGGCCGCGGTACGACCGTGGTGGCCTGGCCCGACGGCGACCTGGGCGACTACCTGACCAGCCTCGAGGCTCTCACGGCGTACGAGAAGGTGGTGATGTTGCCCGGCCACGGCCCGGCGCTGGACGACTGCGGCGCGGTTGCCCGTGCCTATCTGGCCCACCGCCGTGACCGGCTCGCACAGGTGAGGGCCGCGGTCGCCGCTGGTGCCGACTCCCCGGAGACCGTGGTCGACGTCGTGTACCCCGATATCGCACCCGGAGTCCGATTCGCGGCCGAGTGGTCCGCGCGTGCCCAACTCGAATACCTGAGGCGGGAATCACAGCGGACCCCCGAACAGTTGGACCCGCTGTGA
- a CDS encoding Rv0361 family membrane protein, translated as MTQPQGEAPRTSSIAAADGPEPDFFDAPPPAELPEWPPVGAYPGEPGHAPFTPTVTEEQVLEGDLVWHQPPPTEPFHARHEKPGEWRTEPPEHLAWEHSPPAEVEPGPQHDLQTEAIPLGMLPQPWQVPFDPHSTETTVLEAPARQRRTGLWVSLALVLTLLIFGGGTLSAIMLLRDADSGKGAPDPAGAVNRFMTAVYTQQDPASAGDTVCREARDEDKLEDRINQIKGYANEYDAPSFRWNDPAVSAQTEERATVAVQLTMTTDDEKTAQQQLTFTVVHKTGWLVCDVSS; from the coding sequence ATGACGCAACCGCAGGGCGAGGCTCCGCGTACGTCCTCGATCGCCGCCGCGGACGGACCCGAGCCGGACTTCTTCGACGCGCCCCCGCCTGCTGAACTGCCCGAATGGCCGCCCGTCGGTGCCTACCCGGGCGAACCCGGTCATGCGCCCTTCACGCCGACGGTCACCGAGGAGCAGGTCCTCGAGGGTGATCTGGTCTGGCACCAGCCGCCGCCGACCGAGCCGTTCCACGCCCGCCACGAAAAACCGGGCGAGTGGCGCACCGAGCCGCCCGAGCACCTCGCGTGGGAGCACTCGCCGCCTGCCGAGGTCGAGCCGGGCCCGCAGCACGATCTGCAGACCGAGGCGATCCCGCTCGGCATGCTGCCGCAGCCGTGGCAGGTCCCGTTCGATCCGCATTCGACCGAGACGACCGTGCTCGAGGCGCCGGCGCGGCAACGGCGTACCGGCTTGTGGGTGTCGCTGGCCCTGGTCCTGACTTTGTTGATCTTCGGTGGCGGCACGCTGTCGGCGATCATGCTGCTGCGCGACGCCGACAGCGGCAAGGGCGCACCCGACCCGGCCGGCGCGGTCAACCGCTTCATGACCGCGGTCTACACCCAGCAGGACCCGGCCTCCGCCGGTGACACCGTCTGCCGCGAGGCGCGCGACGAGGACAAGCTCGAGGACCGCATCAACCAGATCAAGGGGTACGCGAACGAGTACGACGCGCCCTCCTTTCGCTGGAACGACCCGGCCGTCTCGGCGCAGACGGAGGAGCGTGCCACGGTCGCCGTGCAGCTCACGATGACCACCGACGACGAGAAGACGGCGCAGCAGCAGCTCACGTTCACGGTGGTGCACAAGACCGGCTGGCTCGTGTGCGACGTGAGCAGCTGA
- a CDS encoding adenylate/guanylate cyclase domain-containing protein: MTCPVCGTVAVPGARFCHNCGAALPAAATLPAAERRIVTVLFGDLSDFTSWSEDLDPERVGAVTDRVLAALAGAVKTFGGHVDKLTGDGIMAVFGAPVAHEDDAERAVRAALSMQRAVRRVLDDERGGGAPLGLRVGLNTGEVVAGIQASIEYTVIGDTVNTAARLADAAAVGAVYAGSRTSAGTRHVASWRQLRALRLKGKREPVPAYELLGLHDAPGTRSGLGDEAPFVGRETELGRVSGRLAEVIDSGTPRVMVMTAEAGIGKTRFAGEVKRFAAGYDVGAGRFATHTGARVLRARCRAFGERRRFAPLADLVRKSVGLPKDVAATITRPVVEERLRKLVTRLTRDGEAPEVDIDRLLALLGYGDAPANPVGPAAVAEYQPTGGTRAETETIPVAVAGLLSALARETPLVVIVDDLHDATAETIDALGAVLSRLDGPVVLLLLGRPELVRTAGALTRLADAEIHTLPPLRGADASRLLTSYLNGGKLPQADADRLLATAQGNPFYLAELVTLLMERGALMPAVGANAAGKWQLAAGSMGSQLLSRDLAAVLAARIDALPTEPRSVLRDAAVVGDTVPTGVIEALRERRAPSDARPGAVAAVELERAVDELLQRRMLHRVRGGYAFSTPLMREAAYAGLGKADLADRHAYLARWAAPETVAALGYDSASRLSLGENERDAFVATHAECAVELADAVRLRPDATAREVTPLGVSALGRMARRALANIEPAASIQYAERAAGIAKDSLPLSDQLVHARALLRLGRASEALTYGEKIAESANEEPVCRAEALLVVGRAQEALGDSQRAVAAWQQALEVATEAELAPERANAMRRLGMADFLSGKLSQASSRFAAAYQVTLSAGDRHGQAWALQNLAWVTTTRGDFAGTDAVLGRAARLFAELGDPVGRSWLRGTTAFARLLAGRLHESRRLARIFLPFGDRVGEGWAVGTLRAVEAYAAAELGDLAEADGEARRAYREFAAVSDDWGRGLALVVRGAIARGLNEPEHAEDLLTDALGYADRTGHPLLLGMAGTLRGFVALQRGDVEAAEADARRVMTAVEPHNPLAPAQVGPRVLLAEARLRAGDAATAVGLLAPIASDTGGSLIFSRRHALASYASALLADGRVDTAAAWVRRAREVPAEDVRSGVVTAMVLARVNAAAGAMDEARDAAEEAVLLAYSTEQASERLSAEELRDALTHSTVEPPESVAYASDVPG, encoded by the coding sequence GTGACCTGTCCCGTGTGTGGAACCGTCGCCGTTCCCGGTGCCCGTTTCTGCCACAACTGTGGTGCCGCCCTGCCGGCTGCCGCCACTCTGCCCGCGGCGGAGCGGCGGATCGTCACCGTGCTCTTCGGCGACCTCTCCGACTTCACGTCGTGGTCCGAGGATCTCGACCCCGAACGGGTCGGCGCGGTGACCGACCGGGTGCTCGCCGCGCTGGCCGGGGCGGTCAAGACCTTCGGCGGTCACGTCGACAAGCTCACTGGTGACGGCATCATGGCTGTCTTCGGTGCGCCCGTCGCGCACGAGGACGACGCCGAACGTGCCGTCCGGGCCGCTCTCAGCATGCAGCGCGCCGTGCGCCGGGTGCTCGACGACGAGCGTGGTGGCGGTGCGCCGCTGGGCCTGCGGGTCGGGCTGAACACCGGCGAGGTCGTCGCGGGCATCCAGGCCTCGATCGAATACACGGTCATCGGCGACACCGTGAACACCGCGGCCCGGCTGGCCGACGCGGCCGCCGTCGGTGCGGTCTACGCGGGGTCGCGCACCTCGGCCGGCACCCGGCACGTCGCCTCCTGGCGGCAGCTGCGGGCGTTGCGGCTCAAGGGGAAGCGGGAGCCCGTCCCGGCTTACGAGCTGCTGGGACTGCACGACGCACCCGGCACCCGATCGGGCCTGGGCGACGAGGCGCCGTTTGTCGGTCGTGAGACCGAGCTGGGCCGGGTCTCCGGCCGGCTCGCCGAGGTCATCGACTCCGGCACACCGCGCGTGATGGTGATGACCGCCGAGGCCGGCATCGGCAAGACGCGCTTCGCGGGTGAGGTCAAGCGCTTCGCGGCCGGGTACGACGTCGGTGCCGGGCGGTTCGCCACCCACACCGGCGCGCGGGTGCTGCGGGCGCGGTGCCGGGCGTTCGGTGAGCGCCGGCGGTTCGCTCCGCTGGCCGACCTGGTCCGCAAGTCCGTCGGCCTGCCCAAGGACGTCGCCGCCACGATCACCCGGCCGGTCGTCGAGGAGCGCCTGCGCAAGCTCGTGACCCGGCTGACCCGCGACGGTGAGGCGCCCGAGGTCGACATCGACCGGCTGCTCGCCCTGCTCGGTTACGGCGACGCGCCCGCCAACCCGGTCGGTCCGGCGGCGGTCGCGGAATATCAGCCGACCGGTGGCACCCGTGCGGAGACCGAGACCATCCCGGTGGCCGTGGCGGGGCTGCTCAGTGCCCTGGCCCGCGAGACGCCGCTGGTGGTCATCGTCGACGACCTGCACGACGCGACCGCCGAGACGATCGACGCGCTGGGTGCGGTGCTCTCCCGCCTGGACGGCCCGGTGGTCCTGCTGCTGCTCGGCCGGCCAGAGCTCGTCCGGACCGCGGGCGCCCTGACCCGCCTCGCCGACGCCGAGATCCACACGCTGCCGCCGCTGCGGGGTGCGGACGCCTCCCGGCTGCTCACGTCCTATCTCAACGGCGGCAAGCTGCCGCAGGCCGACGCCGACCGGCTGCTCGCCACCGCGCAGGGCAACCCGTTCTACCTGGCCGAGCTGGTGACGCTGCTGATGGAACGCGGCGCGCTGATGCCGGCCGTCGGCGCCAACGCCGCCGGCAAGTGGCAGCTCGCGGCCGGATCGATGGGCAGCCAACTGCTCTCCCGCGACCTCGCCGCTGTGCTCGCCGCCCGCATCGACGCCCTGCCGACCGAGCCCCGCTCGGTGCTGCGGGACGCCGCGGTCGTCGGCGACACCGTGCCGACCGGAGTCATCGAGGCCCTCCGCGAACGCCGGGCGCCCAGTGACGCCCGGCCGGGGGCGGTCGCCGCCGTCGAGCTCGAACGGGCCGTCGACGAGCTGCTCCAGCGCCGCATGCTGCACCGGGTCCGCGGCGGTTACGCGTTCAGCACGCCGCTGATGCGTGAGGCCGCGTACGCCGGGCTGGGCAAGGCCGACCTGGCCGACCGGCACGCGTACCTCGCCCGCTGGGCCGCGCCGGAGACGGTCGCGGCGCTGGGCTACGACAGCGCGAGCCGCCTCAGCCTGGGTGAGAACGAGCGTGACGCGTTCGTGGCGACCCACGCCGAGTGTGCGGTCGAGCTGGCCGACGCCGTCCGGTTGCGACCCGACGCCACCGCCCGCGAGGTGACCCCGCTCGGTGTTTCGGCGCTCGGCCGGATGGCCCGCCGGGCGCTGGCCAACATCGAACCGGCGGCCTCCATCCAGTACGCCGAACGCGCCGCCGGCATCGCCAAGGACAGCCTGCCGCTCTCCGACCAGCTCGTGCACGCCCGTGCGCTGCTGCGCCTGGGCCGGGCGTCGGAGGCCCTCACCTACGGCGAGAAGATCGCCGAGAGCGCCAACGAGGAGCCGGTGTGCCGCGCCGAGGCCCTGCTGGTCGTCGGCCGGGCCCAGGAAGCTCTCGGAGACAGCCAGCGTGCCGTTGCGGCCTGGCAGCAGGCGCTGGAGGTCGCCACCGAGGCCGAGCTGGCCCCGGAACGCGCCAACGCCATGCGGCGGCTCGGCATGGCCGACTTCCTCTCGGGCAAGCTCAGTCAGGCGAGCAGTCGTTTTGCCGCGGCGTACCAGGTGACGCTCTCCGCGGGTGACCGGCACGGTCAGGCCTGGGCCCTGCAAAACCTGGCCTGGGTGACGACCACCCGGGGCGACTTCGCCGGTACGGACGCAGTGCTCGGCCGCGCGGCCCGCCTCTTCGCCGAGCTGGGCGATCCCGTCGGACGCTCGTGGCTGCGCGGCACGACAGCGTTCGCGCGCCTGCTGGCCGGACGGCTGCACGAGTCGCGGCGGCTGGCCCGGATCTTCCTGCCGTTCGGGGACCGGGTCGGCGAGGGCTGGGCGGTCGGCACGCTGCGGGCCGTCGAGGCGTACGCCGCAGCCGAGCTGGGTGACCTGGCCGAGGCGGACGGCGAGGCGCGCCGGGCGTACCGGGAGTTTGCGGCCGTGTCCGACGACTGGGGCCGCGGGCTGGCGCTGGTCGTCCGCGGCGCGATCGCCCGTGGCCTGAACGAGCCCGAGCACGCCGAGGACCTGCTGACCGACGCCCTGGGTTATGCCGACCGCACCGGGCACCCGCTGCTGCTCGGCATGGCCGGCACGCTGCGCGGCTTCGTGGCGTTGCAGCGCGGCGACGTCGAGGCGGCCGAGGCCGACGCCCGCCGGGTGATGACGGCCGTGGAGCCGCACAATCCGCTGGCTCCCGCACAGGTCGGACCCCGGGTGCTGCTGGCCGAGGCGCGCCTTCGTGCGGGTGACGCCGCCACGGCGGTCGGGCTGCTCGCGCCGATAGCCAGTGACACCGGCGGTTCGCTCATCTTCTCGCGGCGGCACGCGCTGGCGTCGTACGCGTCGGCCCTGCTCGCCGACGGTCGCGTCGACACGGCAGCGGCCTGGGTGCGACGCGCCCGGGAAGTTCCCGCCGAAGATGTTCGCAGTGGTGTCGTGACCGCCATGGTCCTCGCCCGGGTGAATGCCGCGGCCGGCGCGATGGACGAAGCCCGGGACGCCGCGGAGGAGGCTGTGCTGCTCGCATACTCGACCGAGCAGGCGAGTGAGCGGCTCTCCGCGGAGGAACTCCGGGACGCTCTGACCCACTCCACGGTGGAACCGCCCGAATCTGTCGCGTACGCGTCTGACGTGCCGGGATGA